From Desulfuromonas soudanensis, the proteins below share one genomic window:
- a CDS encoding universal stress protein, whose product MTVRILVPVDSSATTAHTIAAIIAHRERFPDPLLLLHVIDVERFAYRMIPDFQREMIRQSALKAGEQLLRGLQLQLLEAGLQAEVRLESGAPRQLVCRIANDEAFDLLILGRRGSGEIRDVLFGTVANYALHNVRCPVLLF is encoded by the coding sequence ATGACCGTCAGGATCCTGGTTCCCGTCGACAGTTCCGCCACCACCGCCCATACCATCGCGGCGATCATCGCCCACCGGGAGCGATTCCCGGATCCGCTGCTTTTGCTGCACGTCATCGATGTCGAGCGCTTCGCCTACCGGATGATCCCCGACTTCCAGCGGGAGATGATCCGCCAGAGCGCCCTCAAGGCCGGCGAGCAGCTGCTGCGGGGGTTGCAGCTGCAACTCCTGGAAGCGGGCCTCCAGGCCGAGGTGCGCCTCGAGTCCGGAGCGCCGCGTCAGCTGGTCTGCCGAATCGCCAATGACGAGGCTTTCGATCTGCTGATCCTCGGCCGCCGCGGCAGCGGCGAGATCCGTGATGTCCTCTTCGGCACCGTCGCCAATTACGCCCTCCACAACGTCCGCTGTCCCGTTCTCCTCTTCTGA
- a CDS encoding efflux RND transporter periplasmic adaptor subunit: MTVLFITLLTTASLFGCGGEIEPGRTAAEAPVITGLPLATAVVSSVSQANFHVGTVESPDRGTLAAQIDGRILKIAVRPGDRVEKGDLLITLADNQGGERLAEAEGARKGAAARLDLARKTEARYRELFTRSAVTPQEMDRIDAELEMARQALAQATAAVEVARTTAAHSRLRAPYSARVVRKLIEEGSTVFPGTPLLVLDRAGAWRVRVNLPESSLAETTLGTPFTVEIPALGARVGARVGEILPAADPGTRSFAVKLDLDQVAGLSAGLFARVSAEAEAAETLQVPATALVHRGQLTGIYVVEKGILRYRLVKTGRTFGDQVEILSGLSAGESYVADETRRARSGSRVEG, translated from the coding sequence ATGACCGTCCTCTTTATAACCCTGCTGACCACCGCTTCGCTCTTCGGCTGCGGAGGGGAGATCGAACCGGGCCGGACCGCCGCCGAGGCGCCGGTGATCACCGGCCTCCCCCTGGCAACCGCCGTCGTGTCCTCGGTCTCGCAGGCGAATTTTCATGTGGGAACCGTGGAGAGCCCCGATCGGGGAACCCTCGCCGCCCAGATCGACGGACGCATCCTGAAGATCGCCGTGCGCCCCGGCGACCGGGTCGAGAAGGGAGACCTCCTCATCACCCTCGCCGACAACCAGGGGGGAGAGCGCCTGGCCGAAGCGGAAGGGGCCCGCAAGGGAGCCGCAGCCCGGCTGGATCTGGCAAGAAAAACCGAGGCCCGTTACCGGGAACTCTTCACGCGCAGCGCCGTCACTCCGCAGGAAATGGACCGGATCGACGCCGAACTGGAGATGGCCCGCCAGGCTCTGGCTCAGGCGACGGCGGCCGTCGAGGTCGCCCGCACGACCGCCGCCCATTCCCGACTCAGGGCCCCCTATTCGGCCCGGGTGGTCCGCAAGCTCATCGAGGAGGGGTCGACGGTTTTTCCCGGCACGCCGCTTCTGGTCCTCGACCGGGCCGGAGCCTGGCGGGTTCGGGTCAATCTTCCCGAATCGAGCCTGGCCGAAACGACCCTCGGCACCCCCTTCACGGTGGAAATCCCCGCCCTCGGGGCAAGAGTCGGCGCCCGGGTCGGTGAAATCCTCCCGGCCGCCGACCCCGGCACCCGCTCTTTTGCCGTCAAACTCGACCTCGACCAGGTTGCCGGACTCAGCGCCGGGCTCTTTGCCCGGGTCTCGGCCGAAGCCGAAGCGGCGGAAACGCTCCAGGTCCCCGCCACCGCCCTGGTTCACCGCGGCCAGCTCACCGGGATCTATGTCGTCGAGAAGGGGATACTGCGCTACCGCCTCGTCAAGACCGGACGCACCTTCGGCGACCAGGTGGAAATCCTCTCCGGTCTCTCCGCCGGCGAATCCTACGTAGCCGACGAAACCCGGCGGGCCCGCAGCGGCTCCCGGGTGGAGGGCTGA
- a CDS encoding TolC family protein: MRITLFISLLFLGIPILGEAADVDLRQALREAVAARPFVEASRQEAQSARSAADAARSRYFPRVVLSETFSATDEPAGSLFATLNQERLILYPSAAPYNDPPTTRDFETRLTLEQPLFDPDISYGARRAARGAEAAEAGARWSAEEAAFSAFQAYLAVQSAGSARQWVESSLKEARETERLARLRQESGLGLLADTLRARVALAEAERRALSSGNDLTLARKRLALALGRSGGEADIAAPLSAEEFAAVPAVAGGERADLSALTHQAEAADLAYRQSRAAFLPRAGLSAAYALHDEETPFGAEGRAWSVRAGLTWEIFDGLGKSHLKQSAAAARNAALARRMEISRQAEFHREEARLRAEEARLQLASARQALEAAEESRRLLLDRYDAGLSNLSDLLALQTALDGARFEAVNAESRLILALGNIRFQSGTFIESLLPAEENSP; the protein is encoded by the coding sequence ATGCGCATCACCCTGTTCATTTCACTTCTTTTCCTCGGCATCCCCATTCTCGGAGAGGCCGCAGACGTCGACCTGCGCCAGGCCCTGCGCGAGGCGGTGGCCGCTCGCCCCTTCGTCGAGGCGTCACGCCAGGAGGCGCAATCCGCCCGCTCGGCCGCCGACGCCGCCCGCAGCCGTTATTTTCCCCGGGTCGTCCTCAGCGAGACCTTCAGCGCCACCGACGAACCGGCGGGAAGCCTCTTTGCCACCCTCAACCAGGAACGCCTGATCCTCTATCCCTCGGCCGCCCCCTACAACGACCCTCCCACGACCCGGGACTTCGAGACCCGACTCACCCTCGAGCAGCCGCTCTTCGATCCCGACATCTCCTACGGCGCCCGGCGCGCCGCCCGGGGGGCTGAGGCCGCCGAGGCCGGCGCCCGCTGGAGCGCCGAAGAAGCGGCCTTTTCCGCCTTTCAGGCTTATCTTGCGGTGCAGAGTGCCGGATCGGCCCGCCAGTGGGTCGAGAGTTCGCTCAAGGAAGCCCGGGAAACCGAGCGTCTCGCCAGACTGCGCCAGGAGTCCGGGCTCGGCCTCCTGGCCGATACCCTGCGGGCCCGGGTTGCTCTGGCCGAGGCCGAGCGTCGCGCCCTGAGCTCCGGCAACGACCTGACTCTGGCACGTAAAAGGCTGGCGCTGGCCCTCGGGCGCAGCGGCGGCGAGGCCGACATCGCCGCGCCTCTTTCCGCCGAGGAATTCGCCGCCGTTCCGGCCGTCGCCGGGGGGGAACGGGCCGACCTTTCGGCCCTGACCCACCAAGCCGAGGCCGCCGATCTCGCCTATCGTCAGAGCCGCGCCGCCTTTCTCCCCCGGGCCGGGCTCAGCGCCGCCTACGCCCTGCACGATGAAGAAACCCCCTTCGGCGCCGAGGGGAGGGCCTGGAGCGTCCGGGCCGGATTGACGTGGGAGATTTTCGACGGCCTGGGAAAATCGCACCTGAAACAGAGCGCCGCCGCCGCCAGAAACGCCGCCCTAGCGAGACGAATGGAGATCTCCCGTCAGGCCGAATTCCACCGGGAAGAAGCCCGACTGCGGGCCGAAGAGGCGCGGTTGCAGCTCGCCTCCGCCCGCCAGGCACTCGAAGCCGCCGAGGAAAGCCGGCGCCTTTTGCTCGACCGCTACGACGCCGGCCTCAGCAATCTCAGCGACCTCCTGGCCCTCCAGACGGCCCTCGACGGCGCCCGTTTCGAGGCGGTCAACGCCGAAAGCCGCCTGATTCTCGCCCTGGGGAACATCCGTTTCCAGAGTGGAACCTTTATCGAATCCCTGCTTCCTGCCGAGGAGAATTCCCCGTGA
- a CDS encoding efflux RND transporter permease subunit, which yields MAENKHHSLATRIVDKFLEGNLSIILIVLSLLAGAAALLLTPREEEPQIVVPMADVYVHMPGASAEEVEKQVSTRLEKLLYQVDGVEYVYSMSLPDMAVVTARFYVGEDRIDSLVKLHNKISTQVDIIPPGVSGWVVKPVEVDDVPIVNLSLYSKEATDFELRRVAEEVVDRLQSVKNTSITTVIGGRVRAIRVDLDPQGVSARGLTLLDIRRALDGANLELPAGSFQRNNEEILVRGGAFFRSAAEVADLVVGVNEGVPVYLRDVATVADDMAEADTYTRLRFGPAGDAAAAAEGREHQAVNIAVAKKKGTNAVVVAKEVIAAVRGMEGTIIPDGMEVRVTRNYGETADHKVNELITHLVIAIVTVLALVFFALGWREALIVAVSIPIIYSLTLIVNYWFGFTINRVTLFALVLALGLLVDDPIVDVENIYRHFKMKKEPPRDAVLSAIDEVRPPVILATLAVILSFLPMLFITGMMGPYMRPMAINLPLTMIMSLLVAFTVTPWMSYHVLKGQYGTEEKEYVLEESRIYRVYGRLMTPFLESRGKAWTLVGVVLLLLLGSMAMPALNLVPMKMLPFDNKNEFQLVVDLPEGTTLETTDAAVRALEDYLATVNEVTDFESYVGTASAMDFNGMVRHYYMRQGPNVADIRVNLVNKSERAQQSHAITLRLRDDLTRIAADHGALLKVVEVPPGPPVIATLAAEVYAEPGISYGDQIAAAGLVRARMTSEDKVVDVDDTVEYPQRRLHFVPDREKAALSGISNDEIARTLALALGGDAVGSVHVDSERNPLAILLRLPLSRRYSAAALEGLQLRSRTGELVRLSELGAFVSHPLEPTIYHKNLERVVYVFGETAGKSPVNSILNLSGHFKDHPLPLGTSVVWSGEGEWKITLDVFRDLGIAFGAALVLIFILLLIETGSTAMPLIIMAAIPLTMIGIMPGFWILNLILDSPVGGYNTPVFFTATAMIGMIALAGIVVRNSIILIDFIHHALRRGTPLKEAIVESGAVRMRPILLTAGAALLGNWIITLDPIFSGLAWSIIFGVFASTAFTLVVIPVVYWLIYGKKAEQHARRFQK from the coding sequence ATGGCGGAGAATAAGCATCACTCCTTGGCGACACGGATCGTCGACAAGTTTCTCGAGGGGAACCTCTCGATCATCCTCATCGTCCTGTCGCTGCTGGCCGGAGCCGCCGCCCTCCTCCTGACCCCCCGGGAAGAAGAGCCGCAGATCGTCGTCCCCATGGCCGACGTCTACGTCCATATGCCGGGCGCCAGCGCCGAAGAAGTCGAAAAGCAGGTCTCGACCCGCCTCGAAAAGCTCCTCTACCAGGTTGACGGCGTCGAATACGTCTACTCCATGTCCCTCCCCGACATGGCGGTGGTCACCGCCCGTTTTTACGTCGGCGAGGACCGCATCGATTCTCTGGTCAAGCTGCACAACAAGATCAGCACCCAGGTCGACATCATCCCTCCGGGGGTCAGCGGCTGGGTCGTCAAGCCGGTGGAGGTCGACGATGTGCCGATCGTCAACCTTTCCCTTTACTCCAAAGAGGCCACGGATTTCGAGCTGCGCCGGGTCGCCGAGGAAGTCGTCGACCGCCTGCAGTCGGTAAAAAACACCTCGATCACCACCGTCATCGGCGGTCGGGTCCGGGCCATACGCGTCGATCTCGACCCGCAGGGGGTGAGCGCGCGGGGTCTTACCCTCCTCGATATCCGCCGGGCTCTCGACGGCGCCAATCTCGAACTCCCCGCCGGCAGCTTCCAGCGGAACAACGAGGAGATCCTGGTGCGGGGCGGCGCCTTTTTCCGCTCCGCCGCCGAGGTCGCCGACCTGGTCGTCGGCGTCAACGAGGGGGTCCCCGTCTACCTGCGGGACGTCGCCACGGTGGCCGACGACATGGCCGAGGCCGACACCTACACCCGGCTCCGTTTCGGTCCGGCCGGCGATGCGGCGGCAGCGGCCGAAGGGCGCGAGCACCAGGCGGTCAACATCGCCGTCGCCAAGAAGAAGGGGACCAACGCCGTGGTCGTCGCCAAAGAGGTGATCGCGGCGGTGCGGGGGATGGAAGGGACGATCATCCCCGACGGGATGGAGGTGCGGGTCACCCGCAACTACGGCGAAACGGCCGACCACAAGGTCAACGAGCTCATCACCCACCTGGTGATCGCCATCGTCACCGTCCTCGCCCTGGTCTTCTTCGCCCTCGGCTGGCGCGAAGCGCTCATCGTCGCCGTCTCCATTCCGATCATCTATTCGCTGACCCTCATCGTCAACTACTGGTTCGGCTTCACCATCAACCGGGTCACCCTCTTCGCCCTCGTTCTCGCTCTCGGTCTTCTGGTGGACGACCCGATCGTCGACGTGGAAAACATCTACCGCCACTTCAAGATGAAGAAGGAGCCGCCGCGGGACGCCGTCCTCTCGGCCATCGACGAGGTCCGCCCGCCGGTGATCCTGGCGACGCTGGCGGTCATCCTCTCCTTTTTGCCGATGCTCTTCATCACCGGGATGATGGGCCCCTACATGCGCCCGATGGCCATCAACCTGCCGCTGACCATGATCATGTCCCTCCTGGTCGCCTTTACCGTCACCCCCTGGATGAGCTACCACGTCCTCAAGGGACAGTACGGCACGGAAGAGAAGGAGTACGTCCTCGAGGAGAGCCGCATCTATCGGGTCTACGGGCGCCTGATGACCCCCTTTCTCGAATCGAGGGGGAAGGCCTGGACCCTGGTCGGGGTTGTTCTTCTCCTCCTTTTGGGATCGATGGCCATGCCGGCGCTGAACCTGGTGCCGATGAAGATGCTCCCCTTCGACAACAAGAACGAGTTCCAGCTGGTGGTCGACCTCCCCGAGGGGACGACCCTCGAAACGACGGACGCCGCCGTGCGCGCTCTCGAGGATTATCTGGCGACGGTCAACGAGGTCACCGACTTCGAATCCTACGTCGGCACGGCGAGCGCCATGGACTTCAACGGCATGGTGCGCCACTACTACATGCGCCAGGGGCCCAACGTCGCCGACATCCGGGTCAACCTGGTGAACAAGAGCGAACGCGCCCAGCAGAGCCACGCCATCACCCTGCGCCTGCGCGACGATCTGACGCGCATCGCCGCAGACCACGGCGCCCTCCTCAAGGTGGTGGAAGTTCCCCCGGGACCGCCGGTGATCGCCACCCTGGCCGCCGAGGTCTACGCCGAACCGGGGATCTCCTATGGCGACCAGATCGCCGCCGCCGGCCTGGTCCGTGCCCGGATGACCAGCGAAGACAAGGTGGTGGATGTGGACGATACGGTGGAATATCCCCAGCGCCGGCTGCACTTCGTCCCCGACCGGGAAAAGGCCGCCCTCTCCGGCATCAGCAACGACGAAATCGCCCGAACCCTGGCCCTGGCCCTCGGCGGCGACGCGGTCGGCAGCGTTCATGTCGATTCGGAACGCAACCCCCTGGCGATCCTCCTGCGCCTCCCCCTCTCCCGCCGCTACTCGGCCGCCGCCCTGGAAGGGCTGCAGCTGCGGAGCCGAACCGGGGAGCTGGTGCGCCTTTCCGAACTCGGGGCCTTCGTCAGCCACCCCCTGGAGCCGACGATCTATCACAAGAACCTGGAGCGGGTCGTCTACGTCTTCGGCGAGACGGCGGGGAAGAGCCCGGTCAACTCCATTCTCAACCTCTCGGGGCACTTCAAGGACCACCCCCTCCCCCTGGGGACGAGCGTCGTCTGGAGCGGCGAGGGGGAATGGAAAATTACCCTCGATGTCTTTCGCGACCTCGGCATCGCCTTCGGCGCCGCCCTGGTCCTGATCTTCATCCTCCTCCTCATCGAAACCGGCTCCACGGCCATGCCGCTGATCATCATGGCCGCCATCCCCCTGACGATGATCGGCATCATGCCCGGCTTCTGGATCCTCAACCTGATCCTCGATTCCCCCGTCGGCGGCTACAACACCCCGGTCTTTTTCACCGCCACGGCGATGATCGGCATGATCGCCCTGGCCGGAATCGTGGTGCGTAACTCGATCATCCTCATCGACTTCATCCACCACGCCCTGCGCCGCGGCACCCCCCTGAAGGAGGCGATCGTCGAGAGCGGCGCCGTCCGCATGCGGCCGATCCTCCTCACCGCCGGAGCGGCACTCCTGGGGAACTGGATCATCACCCTCGACCCGATCTTCTCCGGCCTGGCCTGGTCGATCATCTTCGGGGTCTTCGCCTCCACCGCCTTCACCCTGGTGGTGATTCCCGTCGTCTACTGGCTCATCTACGGCAAGAAAGCCGAACAACACGCAAGGAGATTCCAAAAATGA
- a CDS encoding TRAP transporter large permease, with the protein MDNSYLLIFALLLGSLAATVPVFMALFFTGLVGLVWVVGLDPQIVIEVLYRSMDKFALIVVLFFVLCGNIMTTGTIVQKLIKTANVLVGFLPGGLAMAGVLACGFFGAISGSTVATVVAIGGFMIPALMENDYDEEFSIGIMTTAPILGVVIPPSIAMILYAMVSNDSLEALFLTGFIPGILIMIAMSLYAWFFCRRQGVKTKPRPSLAEVMATLRESVWALLLPVLIFGGIYSGLFTANEAAVVACFYAFFVEICIHRDMRLGDVKKVIVSSAVTSATLLVIVAGASVFGEYLTFQQIPDKIANAVVANIQSPWVFLLAVNILLLIIGMFMDIISATLILTPIFLPLLHKFGIDTMHFGLLMTVNLGIGYCTPPLGVSLYISGAVADRDLLYVSRAVLPFLLIQIAILMVLTFWPDLVLFLPRLIYGYGG; encoded by the coding sequence ATGGACAACAGCTACCTCCTCATATTCGCGCTCCTCCTCGGCTCCCTGGCGGCGACGGTCCCGGTCTTCATGGCCCTCTTTTTCACCGGCCTGGTCGGCCTGGTGTGGGTGGTCGGCCTCGACCCGCAGATCGTCATCGAAGTCCTCTACCGCAGCATGGACAAGTTCGCCCTGATCGTCGTCCTCTTCTTCGTTCTCTGCGGCAACATCATGACCACCGGCACCATCGTCCAGAAGCTGATCAAGACCGCCAACGTCCTGGTCGGCTTTCTCCCCGGCGGCCTGGCGATGGCCGGAGTCCTCGCCTGCGGCTTTTTCGGCGCCATCTCCGGTTCGACGGTGGCGACGGTGGTCGCCATCGGAGGCTTCATGATTCCGGCCCTGATGGAAAATGACTATGACGAGGAGTTCAGCATCGGCATCATGACCACGGCGCCGATTCTCGGCGTGGTCATCCCCCCCTCGATCGCCATGATCCTCTACGCCATGGTCAGCAACGACTCCCTCGAAGCTCTCTTTCTCACCGGATTCATCCCCGGGATTCTCATCATGATCGCCATGTCCCTCTATGCCTGGTTCTTCTGCCGGCGTCAGGGGGTGAAGACCAAGCCGCGCCCCTCTCTGGCGGAGGTCATGGCGACCCTCAGGGAGAGCGTCTGGGCTCTCCTCCTGCCGGTGCTCATCTTCGGCGGCATCTATTCCGGCCTCTTCACCGCCAACGAGGCGGCGGTGGTCGCCTGCTTCTACGCCTTCTTCGTCGAGATCTGCATCCACCGGGACATGCGCCTGGGCGACGTCAAGAAGGTCATCGTCTCCTCGGCGGTGACCTCGGCGACGCTCCTGGTGATCGTCGCCGGAGCCTCGGTCTTCGGCGAATACCTCACCTTTCAGCAGATACCGGACAAGATCGCCAACGCCGTGGTCGCCAACATCCAGAGCCCCTGGGTCTTTCTCCTGGCCGTCAACATCCTGCTGCTGATCATCGGCATGTTCATGGACATCATCTCGGCGACCCTGATTCTCACGCCGATCTTCCTCCCCCTGCTCCACAAGTTCGGCATCGATACCATGCACTTCGGGCTGCTGATGACCGTCAACCTCGGCATCGGCTACTGCACCCCGCCGCTGGGGGTCAGCCTCTACATCTCCGGCGCGGTGGCCGACCGCGACCTCCTCTACGTCTCCCGGGCGGTCCTCCCCTTTCTGCTGATCCAGATCGCCATCCTGATGGTGCTGACCTTCTGGCCCGATCTGGTCTTGTTTCTGCCGCGGCTGATCTACGGTTACGGCGGCTGA
- a CDS encoding TRAP transporter substrate-binding protein has translation MKRGWIVLLALTLLLSPVACKKDEAPPAKEAKEAKAPEAATTAAPQDPLATWKPAFDPSKAEYTYILSNVSHPAIEGVGVGYRIRDRVWEKSGGRLYVDFRPLSQLGGEKDVISKLKLGAVQGMLSSSVAAANVADRLGIVNLPYVVDTFDKLDAFRNTPELWEPFSEAAFAEGIMVPDITGYGTYGWATTTPVRTLADAAGVNFRIAQAPVNTDIYKAWGLKFTVMPWPDVPQALQTGVINGLDHTPTVCNITKKFEVAKFFTEVNYAQGLFIHLMNRQWFEKLPADLQQILLEVIAEESAASRVRTRAQHEEQIAAAKAKGVEFFVLSEDDKAALVKLTAPVYETWGQKIGADYLARVRSTLGD, from the coding sequence ATGAAAAGAGGATGGATCGTGCTGCTGGCACTCACCCTGCTGCTTTCCCCGGTTGCCTGCAAGAAGGACGAAGCTCCCCCGGCCAAGGAGGCCAAGGAGGCCAAGGCTCCGGAGGCGGCGACCACCGCCGCTCCCCAGGATCCCCTGGCCACCTGGAAGCCGGCTTTCGACCCGTCCAAGGCCGAATACACCTATATTCTCTCCAATGTCTCCCATCCGGCCATCGAGGGGGTCGGCGTCGGCTATCGGATTCGCGACCGGGTCTGGGAGAAGAGCGGCGGCCGGCTCTATGTGGATTTCCGCCCCCTGTCCCAGCTCGGCGGGGAAAAGGACGTTATCAGCAAGCTCAAGCTCGGCGCCGTGCAGGGGATGCTCAGCTCCTCGGTGGCGGCGGCCAACGTCGCCGATCGCCTCGGCATCGTCAATCTCCCCTACGTCGTCGACACCTTCGACAAGCTCGACGCCTTCCGCAACACCCCCGAGCTCTGGGAACCGTTCAGCGAGGCGGCCTTCGCCGAGGGGATCATGGTCCCCGATATCACCGGTTACGGCACCTACGGCTGGGCGACGACGACGCCGGTGCGCACCCTGGCGGACGCCGCCGGGGTCAACTTCCGCATCGCCCAGGCGCCGGTCAACACGGACATCTACAAGGCCTGGGGGCTCAAGTTCACCGTCATGCCCTGGCCGGACGTACCCCAGGCACTGCAGACCGGCGTGATCAACGGCCTCGACCACACCCCGACAGTCTGCAACATCACCAAAAAGTTCGAGGTCGCCAAGTTTTTCACCGAAGTCAACTACGCCCAGGGGCTTTTCATCCACCTGATGAACCGCCAGTGGTTCGAAAAGCTCCCCGCCGACCTGCAGCAGATCCTCCTCGAGGTCATCGCGGAGGAGAGCGCCGCCTCCCGCGTCCGCACCCGCGCCCAGCACGAGGAGCAGATCGCCGCGGCCAAGGCGAAGGGGGTTGAATTTTTCGTTCTTTCGGAGGATGATAAGGCCGCTTTGGTGAAACTCACCGCGCCGGTCTATGAAACCTGGGGGCAGAAAATCGGTGCCGATTATCTGGCCCGGGTACGCTCGACTCTGGGGGACTGA
- a CDS encoding TRAP transporter substrate-binding protein yields the protein MVHRSFQWAFLLLAGFAVFLIGGCDREAPSAPAQKTQEAPSGNDPLAAWKPAFDPSGASFVYTLSNVDHPAIEGIAVGFAIRDRVWQESGGRLYVDFRPLAQLGGEKDVISKLKLGAVQGMLCSSVAAVNVADRLGVVNLPFVVDSFDKLEAFRNDRALFAEYGATALEQGVKVVDFTGYGAYGWATTSPVRTLEDAREINFRIAQAPVNADIYKAWGLKFTVMPWPDVPQALQTGVINGLDHTPIVCSITKKFDVARYFTRLDYAQGLYIHLMNRAWFDKLPADLQAILIAAIEVESARARSLTRTQQNAEIAAAELKGVEFFTLSAEDRDKLRELSIPVYQSWGEKVGEDFLARVRSALGR from the coding sequence ATGGTGCATCGGTCTTTTCAGTGGGCGTTTCTGCTTTTGGCAGGTTTTGCAGTATTCCTGATCGGCGGCTGCGACAGGGAGGCGCCTTCCGCCCCGGCACAAAAGACGCAGGAGGCCCCCTCCGGCAACGATCCCCTGGCGGCCTGGAAGCCGGCCTTCGACCCCTCCGGCGCCTCCTTTGTCTACACCCTCTCCAACGTCGATCACCCGGCCATCGAGGGGATCGCCGTCGGTTTTGCCATTCGCGACCGGGTCTGGCAGGAGAGCGGCGGCCGTCTCTACGTCGATTTCCGCCCCCTGGCCCAGCTCGGCGGCGAAAAGGACGTGATCAGCAAGCTCAAACTCGGCGCCGTGCAGGGGATGCTCTGCTCCTCGGTGGCGGCGGTCAACGTCGCCGACCGGCTGGGAGTCGTCAACCTCCCCTTCGTGGTCGACAGCTTCGACAAGCTCGAAGCCTTCCGCAACGATCGGGCGCTCTTCGCCGAATACGGCGCTACGGCCCTCGAACAGGGGGTCAAGGTCGTCGATTTCACCGGCTACGGCGCCTATGGCTGGGCGACCACATCGCCGGTGCGCACCCTGGAGGATGCTCGGGAGATCAACTTCCGTATCGCCCAGGCCCCGGTCAACGCCGATATCTACAAGGCATGGGGGCTCAAGTTTACCGTCATGCCCTGGCCCGATGTCCCGCAGGCGCTGCAAACCGGGGTGATCAACGGTCTCGATCACACTCCCATCGTCTGCTCCATTACCAAAAAATTCGACGTCGCCCGCTACTTTACGCGCCTCGACTACGCCCAGGGGCTCTACATCCACCTGATGAACCGCGCCTGGTTCGACAAGCTCCCGGCCGACCTGCAGGCGATCCTGATTGCGGCCATCGAAGTCGAGAGCGCCCGTGCCCGCAGCCTCACCCGCACGCAGCAGAACGCCGAGATCGCCGCCGCCGAACTAAAGGGAGTCGAATTCTTCACCCTCTCCGCGGAGGATCGCGACAAGCTCAGGGAGCTGAGCATCCCCGTCTACCAAAGCTGGGGGGAGAAGGTCGGCGAAGATTTTCTCGCCCGGGTCCGCTCCGCCCTCGGCCGCTGA
- a CDS encoding TRAP transporter small permease has product MLKRIFKAVDRAFVFVEDWSLFVAVAFALLAAMANVILRKTTSINLYWSDEVVRKVIFFTTYIGCSVAIRSRSLIRIDAVPQIFPVTKKALTLLSHLAVLVFALLMVYLGVKMTVSVYHDEYARTATLQIREWLFYAVLPLMGGMMFIRTLLVMVEDWRGSAGEG; this is encoded by the coding sequence ATGCTGAAAAGAATCTTCAAGGCCGTCGACCGCGCCTTCGTTTTCGTCGAGGACTGGTCCCTCTTTGTCGCCGTCGCCTTCGCCCTGCTGGCGGCCATGGCCAACGTCATCCTGCGCAAGACGACCTCCATCAACCTCTACTGGTCCGACGAGGTGGTGCGCAAGGTGATCTTCTTCACCACCTACATCGGCTGCAGCGTCGCCATCCGCAGCCGCTCCCTGATCCGCATCGACGCCGTCCCCCAGATCTTTCCCGTGACCAAGAAGGCCCTGACCCTCCTCAGTCACCTGGCGGTCCTGGTCTTTGCCCTTCTGATGGTCTACCTGGGGGTGAAGATGACCGTCTCCGTCTATCATGACGAATACGCCCGTACCGCCACCCTGCAGATTCGCGAATGGCTCTTCTATGCCGTCCTGCCGCTCATGGGGGGGATGATGTTTATCCGCACTCTGCTGGTCATGGTTGAAGACTGGCGCGGTTCGGCAGGGGAAGGGTGA
- a CDS encoding YgaP family membrane protein yields the protein MTINRFLRLIAGFFVMASAMLAHYHSPYWLFFTAFVGLNLFQSAFTDWCPMITILRKLGVKEG from the coding sequence ATGACCATCAACCGTTTTCTGCGCCTGATCGCCGGGTTTTTCGTCATGGCAAGCGCCATGCTGGCCCACTACCATTCCCCCTACTGGCTTTTTTTCACCGCCTTTGTCGGCCTCAACCTCTTTCAGAGCGCCTTTACCGACTGGTGCCCCATGATCACCATCCTTCGCAAACTCGGCGTCAAGGAGGGGTAA